From a single Aspergillus puulaauensis MK2 DNA, chromosome 2, nearly complete sequence genomic region:
- a CDS encoding uncharacterized protein (COG:O;~EggNog:ENOG410PMA6;~InterPro:IPR038765,IPR002931;~MEROPS:MER0472834;~PFAM:PF01841): protein MSEEPQVLSIQERIRALKQAQTGQGSEGTGSPLLGSQPTAFALRPASSQSNGNHNNNSTAPIQPPPYSKEPPPPVPRISHAGVVPGDITPGAARQQPKRPPPLPARKSSSQQLAAPSLPPRRPSVDSVASDASRSTNTSTSALSASTTTTGKSSSKPTTPGSVVKAPPWGATELPPLPPKRQNTQPAVSSTVSRPKPKTVASSNGRLPVPPPRPSLPARRSSNQSASTVSTERSVTPSQLQQPPQLPRRNTRDTSPNPPAYEDANPPPQPKRLPPPLPSGNALDKIRGSGFGGLSKKIQDTNGASSPAHDAGSAGTPPPVPVGSRPDLSAIMATKPRVAASNGAVSNGASPPAATVAAACMVCRDFTAPDTHAARYPRQTLPTQDIGWLARELTAPFLSATDKARAIFTWLHHNIDYDTVSLYNNCVKPSTPSSTLASGLAVCEGYAGLFAALAKEAGLEVRVVSGHGKGAGYESPAPGAALPPFSPSGHAWNVVRIDNGHWKLIDACWGAGHTTGPNMPYVRSFNPSMFTMTNDEFGLKHFPKDNAHLYRDDGRREISWEEYILGDPNSPLCAEQPRTFSDAKKHSIGERSFRPASQKISIRQTGPLRFQFNLFCEHWSLERHSRARPGLFLLMIHGVDGRKDERLPFAHWRPAGPDGGGDVWYVDVADARALGAPGQKVQLAVLTKLGQREDARGVTVEEYQRQVGKVGMAWAYIAEWELVV from the coding sequence ATGTCGGAAGAACCCCAGGTCCTGTCCATCCAGGAACGCATCCGGGCCCTGAAACAGGCACAAACTGGACAAGGTTCTGAGGGCACGGGATCGCCGTTGCTCGGAAGCCAGCCAACCGCTTTTGCTCTCCGTCCTGCCTCGTCGCAGTCGAACGGTAATCATAATAACAATAGCACTGCTCCGATCCAACCTCCGCCGTACAGCAAGGAGCCGCCGCCACCTGTCCCGAGGATTTCACACGCTGGTGTTGTTCCTGGCGATATCACGCCAGGCGCTGCCAGGCAGCAGCCAAAAAGACCCCCACCGCTACCGGCCCGCAAAAGCTCGAGCCAGCAACTTGCTGCACCGTCGCTGCCACCGCGACGGCCCTCGGTTGATTCTGTTGCGTCTGATGCATCGCGGTCGACTAATACGTCTACGAGTGCACTGTCGGCCTCCACAACTACGACGGGGAAATCGAGTTCGAAACCTACAACACCTGGATCAGTGGTAAAGGCACCGCCATGGGGTGCAACAGAACTGCCCCCGTTGCCTCCGAAGCGACAGAATACCCAGCCGGCGGTATCGTCAACAGTGTCGCGACCAAAACCCAAGACCGTGGCGAGCAGTAACGGACGGTTACCGGTACCACCGCCCCGACCGAGTCTCCCGGCTCGTCGGTCTTCGAATCAGAGTGCCTCGACAGTCTCGACGGAGCGTAGCGTCACGCCTTCACAGctgcaacaaccaccacagcTCCCTCGGAGGAATACGCGCGATACGTCGCCTAACCCGCCGGCTTATGAAGACGCGAACCCCCCGCCACAGCCAAAGCGGCTCCCGCCGCCTCTCCCGTCCGGTAATGCGCTGGATAAGATTCGGGGATCGGGATTCGGAGGGCTCAGCAAAAAGATACAAGATACTAATGGAGCGAGCTCTCCTGCCCATGATGCCGGTTCGGCGGGTACACCACCTCCAGTACCGGTGGGCTCCCGTCCAGATCTCTCTGCGATAATGGCGACCAAGCCGCGCGTTGCGGCATCTAATGGCGCAGTATCTAACGGCGCATCGCCTCCTGCTGCAACAGTAGCAGCAGCGTGCATGGTGTGCCGAGACTTCACAGCGCCGGACACGCATGCTGCGCGGTATCCGAGACAAACGCTCCCCACTCAGGACATTGGGTGGCTTGCTAGGGAGCTCACGGCGCCATTCCTGTCCGCTACCGACAAGGCACGGGCCATCTTTACATGGCTACACCATAATATAGACTACGATACAGTGTCTCTCTACAATAACTGCGTGAAACCGTCTACACCTAGCAGTACCCTTGCGTCGGGACTGGCCGTATGCGAGGGCTATGCTGGTCTGTTCGCCGCCCTCGCAAAAGAAGCAGGATTGGAAGTTAGAGTGGTCTCTGGACACGGCAAAGGTGCCGGGTATgagtctccagctcctggtGCCGCTCTGCCACCGTTCTCACCCTCGGGACACGCCTGGAACGTTGTGCGAATCGACAACGGACACTGGAAACTGATAGACGCGTGTTGGGGTGCGGGCCATACAACGGGGCCGAACATGCCGTACGTGCGCAGCTTCAACCCGAGCATGTTCACCATGACGAATGATGAGTTCGGCCTTAAACATTTCCCTAAAGACAACGCCCATCTTTACCGTGATGATGGACGGCGCGAAATCAGCTGGGAAGAATATATCCTGGGAGACCCGAATTCACCGCTTTGCGCGGAGCAGCCGAGGACCTTCAGCGACGCGAAAAAGCACAGTATTGGCGAGCGATCGTTCCGGCCGGCCAGCCAGAAGATCTCGATCCGCCAGACTGGGCCGTTGCGGTTCCAGTTTAACCTGTTTTGCGAGCACTGGTCGCTGGAAAGGCACAGTCGGGCGAGACCCGGATTATTCTTGCTGATGATTCACGGGGTGGATGGGCGCAAAGACGAGCGTCTCCCGTTCGCACATTGGCGACCGGCAGGGCCAGACGGAGGCGGGGATGTGTGGTATGTAGACGTGGCAGACGCAAGGGCTTTGGGGGCGCCGGGCCAAAAGGTGCAGCTGGCGGTGCTCACGAAACTGGGGCAGCGAGAGGACGCCCGTGGGGTGACGGTGGAGGAGTACCAGCGACAGGTTGGTAAGGTGGGGATGGCGT
- a CDS encoding uncharacterized protein (COG:S;~EggNog:ENOG410PN0A): MPPKRRARAPKSGPQKPNSPSSPDQKPTSPYHDDNLEHDNIKVSNQRRELPTEPLTPEEIQMPEPLPETDEEIPEETEHTIGEAGTAEKHGFAGGYNALKSHKGQYYSGMAVGGSHTWNYDPGVWKETKEEPDLWRIDYRTNKRRARNAPKGSGAPVGTEYHWLVVGHQVCVFPLALPPRVDTIADIP, translated from the coding sequence ATGCCGCCGAAACGCAGAGCGAGAGCCCCTAAATCGGGACCCCAAAAACCAAACTCGCCCTCATCCCCGGATCAAAAACCCACTTCCCCATACCACGATGATAACCTAGAGCACGACAACATCAAAGTTTCAAATCAACGCAGAGAACTCCCGACAGAGCCATTGACACCCGAGGAAATCCAGATGCCCGAACCACTGCCCGAGACAGACGAGGAAATACCCGAAGAAACGGAGCATACCATTGGCGAGGCGGGAACAGCAGAAAAACACGGGTTTGCTGGTGGATATAACGCATTGAAGTCGCACAAGGGGCAATATTACTCTGGTATGGCGGTTGGGGGCTCGCACACTTGGAACTATGACCCGGGTGTTTGGAAGGAGACGAAAGAAGAGCCGGATTTGTGGAGAATCGATTATAGGACTAACAAGAGACGGGCCAGGAATGCGCCAAAGGGGAGCGGAGCTCCTGTGGGAACAGAGTACCACTGGCTTGTTGTTGGGCATCAGGTATGCGTCTTCCCGCTGGCTTTGCCGCCTCGCGTTGATACTATTGCGGATATCCCGTGA